The sequence CTGTTTTTAATTCTTGGCGATTTCCTTGTTGGTTTTTTCACGGAGCAGATTGAAATAAAAAATTATGCTAAAAATGCATTACACATAATGAGTATCGGTTTTGTGTTTTATGGAATAGGAATGGTAACCATTAATGCTTTCAATGGAGCAGGAGATACGTGGACACCAACTTGTCTCAATTTTTTCGGATTTTGGATGTTTCAGATTCCTTTGGCTTATGTGTTGTCAAAATATTTTGAAATGGGTCCGAAAGGAGTTTTTATTTCAATTCCTGTGGCAGAAACATTGATAACAATCATTGCTTTTATTTTATTTAAAAAAGGAAAATGGAAGAATGTGAAAGTGTAACTTATTTATTATAATATATTTAACTGCAAAATCTTTTGACTTCTTGTTGTTAATGTGTAACTTGTGAAGAATAACAAATTATAATATTATGGGAAAAGGAGACAGAAAGTCAAGAAAAGGGAAAATCATCTTAGGAAGCTACGGAAAGAAAAGACCTAGAAAAGCTTCAAAAGCTTATTCAGCAGCTGCTGAAAAGTCAAAAGACTAAAAATAAAAATGACCGAAGATTATTTCTCCGGTCATTTTTTTATGTTTAAAATAAGTTTACTTTCCTCCGAAAAGTCCTCCAAGTAGATCTCCCAATCCTCCTTGTTGTTGTTTTTGCTGCTGTCCACCGCCTCCAAGTACACTTCCTAAAATATCATTCAAAGGATTTCCTGAAGATTGTGATTGTCCGCCGCCTAAAACACTTCCCAAAATATCGTTTAAAGGACTAGATTGCTGTTGCTGAGCCTGATTTTGAGCACCTCCCAAAATTCCTCCAAGAAGATCACCAAGGCCACCGGCTCCCACATTATTCTGTTGCTTTTCTTTCCCTATGTAACCCATGATTACTGGAGCAAGCATCGCCAAAATGGGTCCGATTTTGTCAATAGAAATTCCGGTATTCTGAGATAATTGGTTTTCTACATTGTTTTTTTGATTTCCGAAAACGTGAGAAAGAATAGATCCACCTTCGTCTTGTCTGTTGTCAAGTTGAGATGTATCATCTAAAATACTTCCGTCATGGTCTTTATCTAAAGCATTGTTCAAAGCTTCCGCTTCTTTCGCATCCTGAGATTTATTTCTAAGATAAGAAATAACAAGTGGGGTAGCCACTGCCAAAAGTGCAATAATCTGGTTCTTGCTTATACCGAATTTGTTCTCGGCTTGTTCAGCTACTTGATTTCCTGTGTTTCCTGTTAAAAGGTCGATTAAATTCATTGTTTTTGTGTTTAAATTTTAAAATTGTTAGAATATCAAAGTTATCAAAATTCTTGAATTAAAAATTTTTTTAGATTAAAATGAATGTTAAAGTTTGCGAATTTCTGAAAGTGGCTGATATTTCAGTCGGAGTTGTATAAATTCTTTTGATTGCTCAATTAAAGCTTCAACATTATCCTTACATTTTATGTTGTCTAAAGTAAATTCTATACATCCTACATTATCGGTAAGCCAAGGAAGCATATAATAATACAAACCACCTTTGTATAATTTCTCCTGATGAAATTTTTTTCCTTGAGGAGTTAACGAAACAATATAAAGACTTAAAATGTATATGAATGGAATAAACAAAGGAGCAAATATTAATTTTTTCAAATTGTATTTACTACTCAATTGCTTTATTCCTAAAGCAATAAAAACTGTAAAAATTAAATAAAACGGAATAAAAAAACATAATTGTCTGAAACTGCATAAAATGTCGCAAAACCAAGCGTGAAACAAGAAGCTATGAACAAAAATAGAAAGCTCTTTTTATAATTTTTGAATAAATAAATCATTCCACTAATGGCAAATACAATGAATAGATTAAAATTATAAATCAAATACAATAGAGATTTTGCGACATCTTTTACTAAATCAGAAAAGCTTTGTTTAAAAGTGTTTTCTACCCAAGGTCCGCTTTTTGATGTGAAAACATATTTCAATTCAATATTATTAAGATGATTTGTGTAAAACATCAAAGAAAAAATAAAAATAAAGGAGATGAAAGATAAGATAATGCTCTTGCGTTCAGATTTTAATAAATAAAGGAAAACCAAATATGCAGGAATCAGCATAATATTCTGGATATGAACCCAAAAACTTATGCTCAATAAAATACCAGCAGCCACAATGTATTTTTGAGAATTACTCTTTAATGATTTGATTGAATAGATAAAAAAAAGAATAACCCAAAGAGCGTTGAAGGTGTAAACTTCTACTGTTTCTGCACTCCGCCAAAATGTGAACCCCAAACCAAAAACGAACACTGAGGTTACTGCAATCCAATTTTCTTCAATAAATTCTTTTATCAGATAGAATAGTGCACTTACCGTAATAGCGGCTGGAATGACAGACATGAGTCGCATGACCGAAACACTGTCAAAGTTTAAAAATTTTGTAAAAACTACGGCAGTATTAATATACAGAAAATGAGCAAGTGGTGTAGCTATAGTTAAAAATTCACGATTTTCTACATCCAAAACAAATCCTATACAGTCTCCAAAAGATATTTTGGAAAAACTACCTATATAATAAATTAAGAAAAAAGCAATAAAAACTAAAAAAGCTAAAGTTCTTTTACTCATAGATTTAATTCTTAAAAATAGGAACATTAGAGCAAGCTTCCCCAAACATCAAGGATTTTACAATCGGTTTCAGTTGTTCAACTAATTCTATGTAGGCATTTTCAGGAATTTCTTTATCAGAACAGCCTTTTACCAAAACTCTTTTGTCTTTCAAATCATCAAAATCATGTGTTTGAATTGCATTATGCATCAAAAGAACTTCCAGATCTTCTTTATTTCCGAAAATTATCTTCTTTGTAACATCGGTTAATTTTGCAGTAATAAGAAAATATGCCCAAAGCGGAACAATTGCATCTGCAGAATTGTAGATGTAAACATATTGATCTTTGTACTCTTCAGGATTGATAGCAGCCACTTTTTCACGGAAGTCCTTTTCCTTCAAAATCATTTCCATGAAAAGAAAATCTTTCAAATCAATTCCTTTTCTGATGCCTTTCGGAACCAAATCTGTAAGGTCAAAATTGACCAGTCCGCTAGACGCAATTTTATTTTTTATTTCAAATTCTTCTGACATTTTTTATCATTATCTTTGAAGCAAATTTACTCAATTATTATTTGAATTTTGATGTTTGAAACTGTTGTTTCAATAGATAAAATCATTTATCAATTATCGTTCATGAAATACTATATCATTGCAGGTGAAGCTTCCGGAGATTTGCACGGAAGTAATTTAATGAAATCCTTAAAGCAGAAAGATCCCAACGCAGAATTCAGGTTTTGGGGAGGTGATTTGATGGAAAAACAAGGTGGAACTTTGGTAAAACATTATCGTGATCTTGCTTTCATGGGTTTTCTTGAAGTTGCAATGAATTTAAAAACAATTTTAAATAATATTAAATTCTGCAAAGCCGATATTAAAAATAATATTCCAGATGTTTTGATTTTGGTTGACTATCCGGGTTTCAATTTAAGAATCGCAAAGTTTGCTAAAGAACTCGGGATTAAAGTGGTCTATTATATTTCGCCCCAACTTTGGGCGTGGAAGGAAGGTAGAGTAGAAACCATCAAAAAATATGTAGATGAGATGATGGTCATTCTTCCTTTTGAAGAAGATTTTTATCATAAACATAACGTAAAATCTCATTTTATAGGACATCCTTTGCTTGATGCAATTTCGACGTTGCAAGATGTTGATATTGAATATTTTAAAAAAGAAAATAACTTAAACGAAAAAGAAATTATCGCATTGCTTCCAGGTTCCAGAAAGCAGGAAGTTGAAAAGATGTTGGAGATTATGCTTTCGGTACGACCTTATTTTAAAGATTATCAGTTCGTTATCGCGGGAGCTCCAAGTCTTGAAAAGGATTTTTATCAGAAATATGTGGACGAAAATGTGCATTTTGTGTCCAACAGAACCTATGATTTGTTAAGATGTTCTAAAGCTGCATTGGTAACCTCTGGAACAGCGACTCTTGAGACGGCATTATTAAATGTTCCGGAAGTTGTTTGCTACCGTGGAAGCAAGATTTCTTATGCGATTGCAAAAAGATTGGTGAAGCATATCAAATATATTTCGCTCGTCAATCTAATTATGGATAAAGAAGTGGTTAAAGAATTGATTCAAAGTGAATTAAATACTAAAAGTCTTGTTGAGCAATTAAAATTAATTCTTGAAGGCGACTCAAGGAATTTGATGCTCAAAGAGTACGAAACTTTACGTACAAAGCTTGGGGGTAAAGGTGCAAGCGATAATGCTGCAGATATTATTCTGAAAATTAAATAAACTTTTTACGAAAGATTTTCATTTTTTCATTACTTTAGTAGTACAAATTGATGAAAATTGAACCGACAGCCATTGCTAATATTAGTTTGCTGCTTTATTCTTGGAATTTTATTTCAGGATTATTTTTCTTTTAAACAAAATTTCATTCTTACTGTTGCGGTTTTCTGTTTCTTTATTGCGATTTCTACATTCATCAAATCATTTTTTATCTCGAAATTCAATTCAATATTACTTGGGTTATTCTTTTTCGGATTGGGAATCTGTTTGCATTATTTAAATTTTCCAAACGCTTCTCAAATTTCATTTAAATCAAATGAAAACATTGTTTTTAAGATTTCTAAAAAATTAAACTCAACAGAAAAAAATAAAAAATACGAAGCAATTGTAAAGATTGGAAAAGAAACTTTTAATGCAATTGTATTAATTCCAAAAGAGAGTAAAGAGCTTGATTTTGAGCATTATTACAAAGCTAAAGCTTATGTAAGCCAACCTCAATCTTCGCAGTATGATTTTCAGTTTGATTATGCAAAATATCTTCATCGGAAAAACATTTTTTATCAATGTTATATTAATGATGAGGTAAGTTCAGTAATAAGAAATGATTTGTCTTTTGGTGAAAAAATCAGTCAGAAAAGACTGGAAGTTTTAAAGGAAATTAATCATTCTGAAATGTCACCGAAAAGTCAGGAATTTTTAAAAGGAATTATTCTGGCGGATCGCACAGAGATTGATTCGGAAACTTTGCAGGATTTTAACCGTTCGGGATTGGTGCATTTTCTTGCGATTTCCGGGACTCATGTTGTAGTTATTTTCGGGATGCTCTATTTTGTTTTAATGAAAATTTTGCCGTTAAGATTCCGAAAATCTGTAATCATTTTAAGTTTGGCTTTCATTTGGTTTTTTGCTTTGTTTATCGGTTTTGGGAGCTCGGTAATACGTTCTTGTATTATGCTTACGGTGTATTTTGTCTATGTATTGGTTCAGCGAAAACCAGATTTAGTGCACTCTTTAGCTTTATCTGCTTTCATTATTTTGATGATTGATACGCAGCAGTTTTTTGATGTTGGATTTCAGTTGAGTTTTCTGGCAGTGTTCGGGATTTTCTGGCTCAATCAGCCGATTTTAAAATATTTGCCAAAACAAGATAATTATTTCAAAAAGATTATTTTCAATACGGTTTCTATTTCGATTTCTGCTCAATTGGCGACGCTGCCGTTGGTTTTGTACTATTTTCACCAATTTTCTTTTATTTCAATTGTTGCTAATTTTTTCATCGTTCCGTTTTCTGAAGTAATTATCATTTTTTCATTTTTAGTGACAGGTTTGATGGCTTTGGGATTAGATTTCGGTATTATAAATTCGGGTTACAATTTCATCATCGATTTACTGTTAAA comes from Chryseobacterium sp. 3008163 and encodes:
- a CDS encoding 30S ribosomal protein THX, which produces MGKGDRKSRKGKIILGSYGKKRPRKASKAYSAAAEKSKD
- a CDS encoding DUF937 domain-containing protein; its protein translation is MNLIDLLTGNTGNQVAEQAENKFGISKNQIIALLAVATPLVISYLRNKSQDAKEAEALNNALDKDHDGSILDDTSQLDNRQDEGGSILSHVFGNQKNNVENQLSQNTGISIDKIGPILAMLAPVIMGYIGKEKQQNNVGAGGLGDLLGGILGGAQNQAQQQQSSPLNDILGSVLGGGQSQSSGNPLNDILGSVLGGGGQQQKQQQGGLGDLLGGLFGGK
- a CDS encoding ComEC/Rec2 family competence protein, encoding MLILVCCFILGILFQDYFSFKQNFILTVAVFCFFIAISTFIKSFFISKFNSILLGLFFFGLGICLHYLNFPNASQISFKSNENIVFKISKKLNSTEKNKKYEAIVKIGKETFNAIVLIPKESKELDFEHYYKAKAYVSQPQSSQYDFQFDYAKYLHRKNIFYQCYINDEVSSVIRNDLSFGEKISQKRLEVLKEINHSEMSPKSQEFLKGIILADRTEIDSETLQDFNRSGLVHFLAISGTHVVVIFGMLYFVLMKILPLRFRKSVIILSLAFIWFFALFIGFGSSVIRSCIMLTVYFVYVLVQRKPDLVHSLALSAFIILMIDTQQFFDVGFQLSFLAVFGIFWLNQPILKYLPKQDNYFKKIIFNTVSISISAQLATLPLVLYYFHQFSFISIVANFFIVPFSEVIIIFSFLVTGLMALGLDFGIINSGYNFIIDLLLKIIHWFADFESLFFENISMNFVEVAILFIVIYLLRFVIVKFNAKRFAQFSLAILFFFILRISFTIYENQKEEILVHQYRKSNVVSVKKGNVVCFWIQHWDDEKKIRQYIINPYVSSRRVKNFKIKQLPALSEKVVFNNQVYNLK
- a CDS encoding protein O-mannosyl-transferase family: MSKRTLAFLVFIAFFLIYYIGSFSKISFGDCIGFVLDVENREFLTIATPLAHFLYINTAVVFTKFLNFDSVSVMRLMSVIPAAITVSALFYLIKEFIEENWIAVTSVFVFGLGFTFWRSAETVEVYTFNALWVILFFIYSIKSLKSNSQKYIVAAGILLSISFWVHIQNIMLIPAYLVFLYLLKSERKSIILSFISFIFIFSLMFYTNHLNNIELKYVFTSKSGPWVENTFKQSFSDLVKDVAKSLLYLIYNFNLFIVFAISGMIYLFKNYKKSFLFLFIASCFTLGFATFYAVSDNYVFLFRFI
- the lpxB gene encoding lipid-A-disaccharide synthase, translated to MKYYIIAGEASGDLHGSNLMKSLKQKDPNAEFRFWGGDLMEKQGGTLVKHYRDLAFMGFLEVAMNLKTILNNIKFCKADIKNNIPDVLILVDYPGFNLRIAKFAKELGIKVVYYISPQLWAWKEGRVETIKKYVDEMMVILPFEEDFYHKHNVKSHFIGHPLLDAISTLQDVDIEYFKKENNLNEKEIIALLPGSRKQEVEKMLEIMLSVRPYFKDYQFVIAGAPSLEKDFYQKYVDENVHFVSNRTYDLLRCSKAALVTSGTATLETALLNVPEVVCYRGSKISYAIAKRLVKHIKYISLVNLIMDKEVVKELIQSELNTKSLVEQLKLILEGDSRNLMLKEYETLRTKLGGKGASDNAADIILKIK
- a CDS encoding DUF2480 family protein gives rise to the protein MSEEFEIKNKIASSGLVNFDLTDLVPKGIRKGIDLKDFLFMEMILKEKDFREKVAAINPEEYKDQYVYIYNSADAIVPLWAYFLITAKLTDVTKKIIFGNKEDLEVLLMHNAIQTHDFDDLKDKRVLVKGCSDKEIPENAYIELVEQLKPIVKSLMFGEACSNVPIFKN